From Elusimicrobiota bacterium, a single genomic window includes:
- a CDS encoding PorV/PorQ family protein — MRIRRALSVLFVLGAGAAVVWGKSSGNTTANFLKMGVGGRGVAMGEAQTAAVDDATALYWNPAGLGDLTQKEITFMHHKSIQGISQDVLYYARPTESLGVWGAGASVLRVDGIKRYDGSGPSIGDVEASDTLLTLGWAKPWEDFQWFPGIKTGVNLKILNKTLDTDSAIGYMVDLGFIYKCRGDWNEGLRTSMVLQNVGTGLSFNGENSSFPTQLKAGVSYPLFGDNMTVAGDVVFPTDGNLFFNAGAEYWIWEIMAFRLGFKGNNDLDSGLTYGFGIGNERLHLDYGFIPFGPFGDSHRVSLSFRFGEAYRQVKVVSQVDVAYKRALARYAQGYMVESYMQANQILAVAPWHRPAKLLAKRIETEFKHMESGARQEQLQAQVDDHFARGEQFFQVDDLLRARREFHAILALQPDHMGAKTYLNRIDERFQSLTERFYDMALQAFASQDFVQAGELLDRVLKLNPDHLEARDLLSKVDQVRQQAEDFAEQKLRQDKIVPLVQSGQAFFQQKKYEEAILKFNEVLAIDTTDADALRLRDLSKELAAKDAYNEALRAARDGDLQTSAVLAQKALRYKPDYSEARELLKTVGQKRAIVDEVKSKELYKNSLDAFLAGDPQRAFELAVKALDLDPHNVEAQRMRDRLAQRGTISQ, encoded by the coding sequence GTGAGGATCCGGCGCGCGTTGTCTGTGTTGTTTGTCCTTGGCGCCGGGGCGGCGGTCGTCTGGGGGAAATCTTCCGGGAACACCACCGCCAATTTCTTGAAAATGGGTGTGGGCGGGCGCGGGGTGGCCATGGGGGAAGCCCAAACGGCGGCGGTGGATGACGCCACGGCCCTTTATTGGAACCCCGCGGGGTTGGGGGATTTGACCCAAAAAGAGATCACCTTTATGCATCATAAATCCATACAAGGGATCTCGCAAGATGTCCTTTATTACGCTCGCCCAACGGAATCCCTTGGGGTCTGGGGGGCCGGTGCGTCTGTTTTGCGGGTGGATGGGATCAAAAGATACGATGGCTCGGGACCTTCCATCGGAGACGTGGAGGCATCGGACACCCTTTTGACCCTCGGATGGGCCAAACCGTGGGAGGATTTTCAGTGGTTTCCTGGGATTAAAACGGGGGTCAATCTTAAAATCCTCAATAAAACGTTGGATACGGATTCGGCCATTGGGTATATGGTGGACTTGGGTTTTATCTACAAATGTCGAGGGGATTGGAACGAAGGGTTGCGTACGTCGATGGTTCTCCAGAATGTGGGAACAGGGCTTTCGTTTAATGGAGAGAATTCGTCTTTTCCAACGCAGTTGAAAGCCGGGGTATCCTACCCCCTCTTTGGGGATAATATGACGGTGGCCGGGGATGTGGTTTTTCCAACGGACGGCAACCTGTTTTTTAATGCCGGGGCGGAATATTGGATTTGGGAAATCATGGCTTTTCGTTTGGGGTTCAAGGGCAATAATGATTTAGATTCGGGTCTGACTTACGGGTTTGGGATAGGGAATGAACGTTTGCACTTGGATTATGGATTTATTCCTTTTGGTCCCTTTGGCGACAGCCATCGGGTGAGTTTGAGCTTCCGTTTTGGGGAAGCCTACCGGCAAGTGAAAGTGGTTTCCCAAGTGGATGTGGCGTATAAGCGGGCTTTGGCCCGTTACGCCCAGGGCTACATGGTGGAGTCCTACATGCAGGCCAATCAAATTTTGGCGGTGGCCCCTTGGCATCGACCCGCTAAACTTCTCGCCAAAAGGATTGAAACGGAATTTAAACACATGGAGAGCGGGGCGCGCCAAGAACAATTGCAGGCCCAGGTGGATGACCATTTCGCGCGGGGGGAACAATTTTTCCAGGTGGACGACCTCCTTCGCGCGCGCCGAGAGTTTCACGCCATCCTGGCCCTCCAACCGGACCATATGGGGGCCAAAACCTATTTGAACCGCATTGACGAAAGGTTCCAAAGCCTTACGGAACGTTTTTACGATATGGCCCTCCAGGCCTTTGCTTCTCAAGACTTTGTCCAAGCGGGAGAATTGCTTGATCGGGTGCTCAAATTAAATCCGGATCATCTGGAAGCCCGCGATCTCTTGTCTAAAGTGGATCAGGTTCGTCAACAGGCTGAGGATTTTGCCGAACAAAAGCTTCGTCAAGATAAAATTGTCCCTTTGGTTCAAAGCGGGCAGGCTTTCTTTCAACAAAAAAAATACGAGGAAGCGATCTTGAAGTTTAACGAGGTCCTTGCCATCGACACCACGGACGCCGATGCGTTGCGTTTAAGAGATTTATCGAAAGAGCTTGCGGCCAAAGACGCCTACAATGAGGCTCTTCGCGCCGCACGGGATGGGGATTTGCAAACGTCCGCTGTGCTGGCACAAAAAGCGTTACGGTACAAACCCGACTATTCGGAAGCCCGGGAACTTCTTAAGACCGTGGGCCAGAAGCGGGCGATTGTCGATGAAGTTAAATCGAAAGAGCTCTATAAAAACTCTTTGGACGCTTTCCTCGCGGGGGATCCCCAACGGGCTTTTGAATTGGCTGTAAAAGCCCTCGATCTTGACCCCCATAACGTGGAAGCTCAGCGGATGCGGGACCGTTTGGCCCAACGCGGAACGATTTCTCAATAA
- a CDS encoding efflux RND transporter permease subunit — MSLAQFVGRRPVTGAMFYTAVALMGVISWFFTPRELFPSISFPQLLVITRYGNAAPEEIENLVTKVIEESVGTVPNLKRVRSISKEGISLVTLEFNWGADMGFAHLAAREKLDQIKDRLPSEAEDPIINRVNPFAQPMMIYSVSGSQPMRQLTELSKQVVKQRLEKVTGVASATISGGEEREIVVQVDRQRMESQNISLTMVSDTLKDSNLNYPAGTVPGKFYEYIISTKGEFKNINEIKRMPIRVDRAEDYERTRDPEKDRDREHRAKDHRLMRLDGVAEVVDTLKEKTSFSRYNGRETISISLQKQADANTLSTAVRVRFAMEELSAVLEPKGIKLELVYDESVFIRKAINGVTLDGLVGGVLAFLVLYYFLKSWPISIIVALSIPASTLFTFTGMFLNKISINMLSLAGLGLGIGAMVDNSIVVAENITRHRLVLGKGVVQAAVEGTDEVAPSMITSALTNVAVLVPLLFAKGVAQLVFRDMFFIVACASFASVFVSITLVPLMTAHPLSFDVLRRLLGTKSAEPEPQKTNRFFGGVSRCWKWFTSGISDAALQRLLERYRHGLQWALDHPKMTTQIVLVVGVLSLGMLAVQDKVFMPKIDQGQFILKLQMPVGTRLEKTNEVALKMETILRSVPGFKESTVNVGSNNVDAVDALGNHQAQAIVNLDRHLISTDEFIDLLRAALEKEDLKGGEVQYILQDSVLSSAFETSAPVVVEIKGPDMVILKKMSEDILKDLSGIRGVFGAKTSLALPSTETRVEVDKVSAASYLLSVTEIARTALIGIKGFVSTTYKEGGQEVDVRVQLRPEDRGSLDDIRRLTIQNRDGLAIPLSELAHLRTAQGPSEIKHIDQQRAIVLSAHISKRSTRDVMSDVNVALEPYRQFTDYQVDLTGESRQMKESFGGLLIAMVLATALVYMIMAAEFESLWHPFLIMVTIPFSVVGVAISLFVTQTPISAPVFLGMILLFGSVVNYGIILIDFINQLRREGESLHSAVMNGCVTRLRPVLMSALTTILAVLPLALGLSEGGELSSPMAVVTFGGLGVSVLLSLFVVPLIYFHSERWRERHAPVLAEGEVLPENPHLGV, encoded by the coding sequence ATGAGTCTCGCTCAATTCGTCGGTCGCCGGCCGGTTACCGGCGCGATGTTCTACACGGCCGTCGCTTTGATGGGGGTTATCTCGTGGTTTTTTACACCGCGGGAACTTTTTCCGTCCATCTCTTTCCCTCAACTTCTGGTTATAACGCGGTACGGAAACGCCGCGCCCGAAGAAATTGAAAACCTGGTTACGAAAGTGATCGAAGAATCCGTTGGAACCGTGCCTAATCTTAAACGCGTGCGGTCTATCTCGAAAGAAGGGATCTCCCTTGTCACCCTGGAGTTCAATTGGGGGGCTGACATGGGGTTTGCCCATTTGGCGGCGCGGGAAAAACTGGACCAAATTAAAGACCGATTGCCTTCCGAGGCCGAAGACCCCATCATCAACCGAGTGAACCCCTTCGCCCAACCCATGATGATTTACTCGGTCAGTGGATCTCAACCCATGCGGCAATTAACGGAGCTGTCCAAGCAGGTTGTTAAGCAGCGGCTTGAAAAAGTGACTGGAGTGGCTTCCGCGACTATTTCCGGTGGGGAGGAACGAGAGATTGTGGTTCAGGTGGATCGCCAGCGGATGGAATCTCAAAATATTTCCCTGACGATGGTTTCGGATACCCTGAAAGATTCCAACTTAAATTACCCCGCGGGGACGGTTCCCGGTAAATTTTATGAATACATTATAAGCACAAAGGGGGAATTTAAGAACATCAACGAAATTAAACGTATGCCTATTCGTGTGGATCGGGCGGAAGATTACGAGCGAACGCGGGATCCCGAAAAAGATCGGGATCGGGAACACCGGGCCAAGGACCACCGGCTCATGCGCTTGGATGGCGTGGCGGAAGTGGTGGACACCCTCAAAGAAAAAACAAGTTTTTCTCGGTACAATGGCCGAGAAACGATTTCTATTTCGTTACAAAAACAAGCGGACGCCAACACCCTTTCCACCGCTGTTCGCGTGCGATTTGCCATGGAAGAATTGAGCGCCGTTTTAGAACCCAAGGGGATCAAATTGGAACTGGTGTATGACGAATCGGTTTTTATTCGTAAGGCCATTAATGGGGTCACTCTGGATGGGCTGGTGGGGGGCGTCCTGGCGTTCCTTGTCCTTTATTACTTTCTGAAAAGTTGGCCCATTTCGATTATTGTGGCTTTGTCCATCCCTGCCTCAACTCTTTTTACCTTTACCGGAATGTTTCTCAATAAAATTTCTATCAACATGCTCTCGTTGGCTGGCTTGGGCCTGGGCATTGGTGCCATGGTGGACAACTCGATCGTTGTGGCAGAGAATATTACGCGCCATCGGCTTGTCTTAGGGAAAGGGGTGGTCCAGGCGGCTGTGGAGGGGACCGATGAGGTGGCCCCTTCCATGATTACCTCGGCCCTCACGAACGTGGCGGTGTTGGTTCCGTTACTTTTCGCTAAAGGCGTGGCTCAATTGGTTTTTCGCGACATGTTTTTTATTGTGGCCTGCGCGTCCTTTGCGTCGGTTTTTGTTTCCATTACCTTGGTCCCTCTGATGACCGCTCACCCCCTATCGTTCGACGTGTTACGACGGTTGTTGGGGACGAAGAGTGCGGAGCCTGAGCCCCAAAAAACGAACCGATTTTTTGGGGGCGTGTCCCGGTGCTGGAAATGGTTTACTTCCGGGATATCGGATGCGGCTCTCCAGCGGTTATTGGAACGGTATCGGCATGGTTTACAATGGGCGTTGGATCATCCCAAAATGACCACTCAGATTGTCCTGGTCGTGGGGGTATTGAGTTTGGGAATGTTGGCGGTGCAGGACAAAGTGTTTATGCCCAAAATAGACCAAGGGCAGTTTATTCTTAAGCTTCAAATGCCGGTGGGGACCCGGCTGGAAAAAACCAACGAAGTCGCTCTCAAAATGGAAACCATTCTTCGGTCCGTGCCAGGGTTTAAAGAATCCACGGTGAATGTGGGGTCCAACAATGTGGACGCGGTGGATGCTTTGGGCAATCATCAGGCGCAGGCCATCGTCAATTTGGATCGTCACTTGATTTCTACCGACGAATTTATCGACCTCCTTCGAGCGGCGTTGGAAAAGGAAGATTTAAAGGGAGGGGAGGTCCAATACATCCTTCAAGACAGCGTGCTCTCCTCAGCTTTTGAAACTTCGGCGCCTGTTGTGGTCGAAATAAAAGGGCCGGACATGGTGATCCTTAAAAAGATGTCGGAGGATATTCTTAAAGATTTATCGGGAATTCGCGGTGTGTTTGGAGCCAAGACGAGTTTGGCCCTCCCTTCCACGGAAACACGTGTGGAAGTTGATAAGGTGAGTGCCGCATCTTATCTCCTTTCCGTCACTGAAATCGCGAGGACGGCGTTGATTGGAATCAAGGGGTTCGTGTCCACCACGTACAAAGAGGGGGGGCAGGAGGTGGATGTTCGCGTTCAGTTAAGACCTGAGGACCGGGGGAGTTTGGATGATATCCGCCGCCTGACCATCCAGAATCGTGACGGTCTGGCCATCCCCCTTTCGGAACTTGCCCATTTGCGAACCGCTCAGGGGCCCAGTGAAATTAAACACATCGACCAACAACGCGCCATCGTTCTCTCGGCGCACATCTCTAAACGTTCGACCCGGGACGTCATGAGTGACGTTAACGTTGCTTTGGAGCCCTACCGCCAATTTACGGATTACCAGGTGGATTTGACGGGGGAAAGTCGCCAGATGAAGGAATCCTTTGGGGGGTTGCTCATCGCCATGGTTCTGGCCACGGCCCTGGTTTACATGATCATGGCCGCTGAATTTGAATCGCTCTGGCACCCGTTCTTGATTATGGTGACCATCCCCTTCTCTGTTGTGGGAGTGGCGATTTCTCTGTTTGTCACTCAAACGCCGATCAGTGCCCCTGTTTTTTTGGGGATGATTCTTTTGTTCGGTAGTGTGGTGAACTACGGGATTATTTTGATTGATTTTATCAATCAACTGAGGCGAGAAGGCGAGTCGCTCCATTCCGCTGTCATGAACGGGTGCGTGACCCGCCTTCGGCCGGTCTTGATGTCTGCCTTGACAACCATATTGGCTGTCCTTCCATTGGCGTTGGGACTCAGTGAAGGGGGGGAACTCTCTTCCCCGATGGCTGTGGTGACGTTCGGTGGGTTGGGTGTGTCGGTGCTGCTTAGTCTTTTCGTTGTGCCGTTAATTTATTTTCATTCCGAGCGTTGGCGGGAACGGCACGCGCCCGTCTTGGCTGAGGGAGAAGTCCTTCCGGAAAACCCTCACCTTGGGGTGTGA
- a CDS encoding tetratricopeptide repeat protein: protein MNRLTPLVLPCFVLLLLGFLSPGRADTPVDMLQSALDAYFNGRYEESIHFFDAILKVDPKNVQAQKGLKNAQHKRKIQIRNDRNHERQVIYSAQKYFSLGKYVEAFDRGREILGRSPHLPDAMKIIKKIRAKEEKILRKAKPQSSAFYEAQGDLAYMDGDWFKAVDAWEKVLVFNKDRADLLQRLEVVKKKLAEEQRTERIQVTLDLARAHIQKGLYPDAVQVLGDLLRLDPTNAEARMMLNDARRSARLAYQVQMDGRVQELNQKAMDAFSLGRRKQALTLFLQSLEIEPGNRLAQDYKERILGLDPSLLDAQSLAPRGASNDFSEAKTFLQTDRFVEAIEVLERILVKNPNDLKADQLLADARGKQRDITEKTYREALTSYARGDRAEALKKLQECRRLDPQFVRAKQALIKMMQEGNE, encoded by the coding sequence ATGAATCGATTGACTCCTCTGGTTTTGCCTTGTTTTGTTCTTCTTCTCTTGGGATTTCTTTCCCCTGGGAGAGCGGACACCCCTGTCGATATGCTTCAGAGCGCGTTGGACGCTTACTTTAACGGTCGATACGAGGAATCTATTCATTTCTTTGACGCCATATTAAAAGTGGACCCCAAGAACGTCCAAGCGCAAAAAGGGCTGAAAAACGCCCAACACAAAAGAAAAATCCAAATTCGGAACGATCGAAACCACGAACGACAAGTCATTTACAGCGCGCAGAAATATTTTTCATTGGGAAAATATGTTGAAGCTTTTGATCGGGGACGAGAGATTTTGGGGCGTTCCCCTCATCTCCCTGACGCCATGAAAATCATTAAAAAAATAAGGGCGAAGGAAGAAAAAATTCTTCGTAAAGCGAAGCCACAATCAAGCGCCTTTTATGAGGCACAAGGCGATTTGGCCTATATGGATGGAGATTGGTTCAAAGCGGTGGACGCGTGGGAAAAAGTGCTGGTTTTTAATAAAGACAGGGCCGATCTCCTTCAACGATTGGAAGTGGTCAAAAAGAAATTGGCTGAAGAACAACGAACGGAACGGATTCAAGTCACCCTGGATCTTGCCCGGGCCCATATTCAAAAAGGATTGTACCCCGATGCGGTTCAAGTGTTAGGGGATCTCCTTCGTTTGGATCCGACCAACGCGGAGGCGCGAATGATGCTGAACGACGCGCGTCGTTCAGCGCGCTTGGCCTATCAGGTTCAAATGGACGGTCGGGTTCAAGAACTGAATCAGAAAGCCATGGATGCTTTTTCCTTGGGTCGTCGAAAACAAGCCTTAACCCTCTTTTTGCAATCTTTGGAAATCGAACCGGGAAATCGTTTGGCTCAAGATTACAAAGAACGAATTCTCGGTTTGGATCCTTCTTTGCTTGACGCACAAAGTCTCGCGCCGCGGGGCGCTTCCAATGATTTTTCTGAAGCCAAAACGTTTCTCCAGACAGACCGTTTTGTGGAGGCGATTGAAGTTCTTGAAAGAATTTTGGTTAAGAATCCTAACGATTTAAAGGCGGATCAACTTCTCGCTGACGCTCGAGGAAAACAAAGGGACATCACCGAAAAAACATATCGAGAGGCTCTGACTTCTTATGCTCGCGGGGACCGCGCGGAGGCTCTGAAGAAACTTCAAGAGTGTCGTCGTTTGGACCCCCAATTTGTGAGAGCCAAGCAGGCCTTAATAAAAATGATGCAAGAGGGAAACGAATGA
- a CDS encoding TolC family protein, translating to MNTNLRNRGLLWVGLLLLGGPFLFAEKITDNEIESVSVQGVGQFGKIIIQSTRPLKFREVAEKGMGLTLFMMEPVLCRRPAIERTFSESVSEIRYGYKGGGAPESGEDARPLELIRLVFKQPTVTKIVQQEWVLAVELSPAAEGSRSLGSSEELPADRAGAEPMRDTRLVLPKSPILKDFLNVGLANHMPLRVAEEELRVAHVRYLEAMRNLLPAMTWKYSESDGTLFEDNLVSTDDTKFKRKEMGLELGVPLFHSGQNYFNFKSAAAQKVVARENVRKVRGEITFEIVRAYYNLIRSQRAVQARKELSQRSEKVIELARKKKQLGLITQSDFLGADSLYNQGYYRLLSDEKDLEIARLKMAGFLNIADSLPTLLNDPVDAVDTQRLVELSVPPESLIKTAYEHRPEFRVAEYTALAQRYGYRAAWAQNLLRVDGTYFTGTAGGAFEDQPLEMGHSWNAGVQASLYFGGSTVRAAATNEHTVPDYSETTATDVKGKTASFSFLDSLKSAGDARQARASRDRAIHERDQARRDVQVDVREAYYNIQKGKIQIRGARSEFEYREKELDITRQKERMNMVEPRETLAAENSYGDAVANYEEALSFYQISLAGLERAVGVPLKDIPEFR from the coding sequence ATGAATACGAACTTAAGAAACAGAGGGTTGCTTTGGGTTGGTCTCTTGTTGTTGGGAGGGCCCTTCCTTTTTGCCGAAAAGATTACAGACAATGAAATTGAAAGTGTGAGTGTCCAGGGCGTCGGTCAATTCGGGAAAATTATTATTCAATCGACTCGGCCCCTCAAATTTCGGGAGGTGGCGGAAAAAGGTATGGGGTTAACACTTTTTATGATGGAACCGGTGTTGTGCCGCCGGCCCGCGATTGAGCGGACTTTTAGCGAAAGCGTCAGCGAGATCCGATACGGCTACAAAGGGGGGGGGGCTCCCGAATCTGGGGAAGACGCTCGGCCTCTGGAACTGATTCGGTTGGTGTTCAAGCAGCCGACCGTCACGAAAATTGTTCAGCAGGAATGGGTTTTGGCCGTGGAACTGAGCCCGGCGGCTGAAGGGAGCCGTTCACTTGGTTCATCGGAAGAGCTCCCCGCGGATCGTGCCGGAGCTGAGCCGATGAGGGACACGCGGTTGGTGTTGCCCAAAAGCCCTATCCTTAAAGATTTTTTGAACGTGGGGTTGGCCAATCATATGCCTCTCCGGGTGGCGGAGGAGGAGTTGCGTGTTGCCCATGTCCGTTATCTCGAAGCCATGCGAAACCTTCTTCCGGCGATGACATGGAAATACAGTGAATCGGATGGGACGTTGTTTGAAGATAACCTGGTGTCCACTGACGATACAAAGTTTAAACGGAAGGAAATGGGGTTGGAGCTGGGGGTTCCTCTCTTTCATAGTGGGCAAAATTATTTCAATTTCAAATCGGCGGCAGCACAGAAAGTCGTGGCCCGTGAGAATGTGAGAAAGGTTCGAGGAGAAATCACCTTCGAAATTGTTCGAGCGTATTACAATTTGATTCGGTCCCAACGGGCTGTTCAGGCGAGGAAGGAGTTAAGCCAGAGGTCTGAGAAAGTTATTGAACTGGCACGCAAAAAGAAACAATTGGGGTTGATCACTCAGTCGGATTTCCTGGGGGCGGATTCCCTTTACAATCAGGGCTATTACCGGCTTCTCTCCGATGAAAAAGATCTGGAAATCGCGCGGCTCAAAATGGCGGGTTTTTTAAACATTGCGGATTCACTGCCCACTCTCTTGAACGACCCTGTTGATGCTGTGGATACGCAGCGGTTGGTTGAATTGTCTGTTCCCCCGGAGTCTTTAATCAAAACCGCTTATGAACATCGTCCCGAGTTTCGGGTGGCCGAATACACGGCTCTGGCGCAACGGTATGGGTATCGAGCCGCTTGGGCTCAGAATTTATTGAGAGTGGATGGCACCTATTTCACCGGGACCGCCGGGGGGGCCTTTGAAGATCAGCCGTTGGAGATGGGGCACAGTTGGAACGCGGGGGTGCAAGCCAGTCTGTATTTCGGGGGGAGTACCGTGCGTGCCGCGGCGACCAATGAGCACACGGTTCCCGACTATTCAGAGACCACCGCTACCGATGTGAAAGGGAAAACCGCCAGTTTCAGTTTCTTGGATTCGCTGAAAAGTGCGGGGGATGCCCGACAAGCCCGCGCGTCTCGGGACCGGGCGATCCATGAGCGGGATCAGGCCCGGCGTGATGTTCAAGTGGATGTCCGTGAAGCGTATTACAATATCCAAAAGGGGAAAATTCAAATTCGTGGAGCCCGTTCGGAATTTGAATACCGGGAAAAGGAATTGGACATTACACGACAAAAAGAACGGATGAATATGGTGGAGCCTCGGGAAACCCTTGCGGCGGAAAATTCATATGGGGACGCCGTGGCCAATTACGAAGAGGCCCTTTCTTTTTATCAAATTTCTTTAGCGGGACTTGAGCGGGCGGTGGGTGTTCCGCTCAAAGATATTCCCGAGTTTCGGTAA